A region from the Montipora foliosa isolate CH-2021 unplaced genomic scaffold, ASM3666993v2 scaffold_473, whole genome shotgun sequence genome encodes:
- the LOC137989773 gene encoding uncharacterized protein, translating into MVSSCCVPECNQKGNKTSTGEKVSFFEFPRSPLRKKQWIHAIRREEGKEFKIVDGTKVCSLHFRREDIRKSFNGRAYVVAGGVPSRFAWSVPSPRKRKAPKKRHPLPPKKKLLTTTSTSSQAELVSETDTMAESLSQSTSTVSNSKSNRNTKPNDTDLEFNAQKKIEDMEQELLKLRQENTELKKKLSEAEKQHEVISAQLFSLERFTSDADINFYTGLPNYATFLALFNFLNPGEDGENIRPRSTLKDVPEDFYDADSEEEGNVTPAKKGRPRKLKSVEEFFIVLCRLRRGFSERHLAHLYGVAQSTINRLFVPWINFMYLKFGQVCIWPSKSVVQATMPADFKEKFPSTRVIIDCTEVWCEMPSSLLLNSELFSAYKNHVTLKGLVGIAPSGGITFVSQLYTGSISDCEIVLRSGILSQSFDDGDSVMADKGFQIQDILPLGVDLNIPPFLGSDAQMSAEDVVRTQQIASLRIHVERAINKIKNFRIWNGVVPLSLFSVVNQMWTVCAFLCNTQDPLISNIT; encoded by the coding sequence ATGGTTAGTAGTTGTTGCGTCCCTGAATGTAATCAGAAAGGAAATAAGACGTCCACAGGAGagaaagtttctttctttgaaTTCCCACGCTCTCCTCTGAGGAAAAAGCAGTGGATTCACGCAATTCGCCGTGAAGAAGGAAAGGAGTTTAAGATTGTCGATGGAACAAAAGTTTGTTCGCTGCATTTTAGGCGTGAAGATATAAGAAAATCATTTAATGGACGGGCTTATGTGGTCGCTGGTGGCGTTCCAAGCAGATTTGCTTGGTCAGTTCCTTCCCCGAGGAAAAGAAAAGCTCCTAAGAAAAGACATCCTCTGCCTCCGAAGAAGAAATTGTTAACAACGACATCCACGTCTTCTCAAGCCGAGTTAGTGAGCGAAACAGATACCATGGCGGAATCACTTTCCCAGTCGACATCAACTGTCTCTAACAGTAAAAGTAACCGAAATACCAAGCCAAACGATACTGATTTAGAGTTCAATGCGCAAAAAAAGATCGAGGATATGGAACAGGAGCTGTTAAAACTTCGACAGGAAAACACTGAGCTCAAGAAGAAATTGAGTGAGGCAGAGAAGCAGCACGAGGTTATCTCGGCCCAATTATTTTCACTCGAACGCTTTACATCAGATGCTGACATCAACTTTTATACTGGCCTTCCAAATTACGCCACTTTCCTCGCTTTATTTAACTTTTTGAATCCTGGTGAAGATGGAGAAAATATTCGTCCAAGAAGCACCTTAAAAGATGTGCCAGAGGACTTTTATGATGCAGACTCTGAGGAAGAAGGAAACGTTACACCTGCAAAGAAAGGACGCCCACGAAAACTCAAATCAGTTGAAGAATTTTTTATTGTGTTATGCCGCCTGAGAAGAGGCTTTTCTGAGcgccatttagctcacttgtatGGCGTTGCACAGTCCACAATAAACAGGCTTTTTGTGCCATGGATTAATTTCATGTATTTGAAATTTGGCCAGGTGTGCATCTGGCCTTCTAAGTCAGTTGTTCAAGCAACTATGCCTgcagattttaaagaaaaattcccATCAACGAGAGTGATTATTGACTGTACGGAAGTCTGGTGTGAAATGCCAAGCAGTTTACTTTTGAACTCTGAACTTTTCAGCGCTTACAAAAACCATGTGACATTGAAAGGACTTGTCGGTATTGCACCAAGTGGGGGCATTACATTTGTCAGTCAACTTTACACCGGCAGCATTTCTGACTGTGAAATTGTTTTACGAAGTGGAATATTGTCCCAATCCTTTGATGATGGTGACTCTGTAATGGCAGACAAGGGGTTTCAGATCCAAGACATCCTGCCCCTTGGTGTAGATCTGAACATCCCACCCTTCTTGGGCAGTGATGCCCAAATGTCTGCTGAGGATGTTGTTAGGACACAGCAGATTGCAAGCCTGCGGATACACGTCGAAAGGGCCATCAACAAGATCAAGAACTTCCGAATTTGGAATGGAGTTGTTCCTCTGAGTTTATTTAGTGTTGTAAACCAAATGTGGACTGTTTGCGCTTTCCTATGCAACACTCAGGATCCACTCATATCTAATATCACATGA